One genomic segment of Methanobacterium spitsbergense includes these proteins:
- a CDS encoding thymidylate synthase — MAIMIKVPTIKTGWESLVKRIMKNGVEIKDERGSVTKEILNTMVNVKNPLDPESPKGYFWTGEKLDKYSEQFLSSDKQGFIYTYGNRLREHFDGIDQIQEAIKRLNNFKESRRAISITWDPVVDTKNDEVPCMMLVDFKIRDGKLHTTGLWRSHDIYGAWFPNAVGLSNLAKYVAEKVGSEVGTLTIHSISAHIYEVNFKEAGEV, encoded by the coding sequence ATGGCTATAATGATCAAGGTTCCAACCATTAAAACCGGATGGGAATCCCTTGTAAAAAGAATTATGAAAAATGGTGTGGAAATAAAAGATGAAAGGGGTTCTGTGACCAAGGAGATTCTTAATACAATGGTTAATGTGAAGAATCCGCTTGACCCAGAATCTCCTAAGGGTTATTTCTGGACGGGTGAAAAACTGGATAAATACTCTGAACAGTTTTTAAGCAGTGATAAACAAGGATTCATATATACATATGGTAATAGACTCAGAGAACACTTTGACGGTATAGATCAGATACAAGAAGCAATAAAACGGCTTAATAATTTTAAGGAATCAAGAAGAGCAATTTCTATTACATGGGATCCTGTTGTAGACACAAAAAATGATGAAGTTCCCTGCATGATGTTAGTAGACTTTAAAATAAGAGATGGAAAACTACATACAACCGGACTTTGGCGGTCACATGATATTTATGGGGCATGGTTCCCTAATGCAGTTGGACTCAGCAATTTAGCTAAGTATGTTGCAGAAAAAGTAGGATCAGAAGTAGGAACATTAACCATACACTCAATAAGTGCACATATCTATGAAGTAAACTTTAAAGAGGCAGGAGAAGTATAA
- the mch gene encoding methenyltetrahydromethanopterin cyclohydrolase gives MVSVNLEAKKTVDQMIENAEELNIVVSKLENGSTVIDCGVNVSGSFKAGELYTKVCLGGLAEVGISIPGDLSENFAIPSVKIKTNFPSISTLGAQKAGWSVSVGDFFALGSGPARALALKPAETYKEIGYKDDANIAILTLEADKLPGADVADSIALDCNVSAENVFLLVAPTSSLVGSIQIAGRVVENGTYKMLEFLKFDVNKVKYAAGIAPIAPVDPDGLKAMGKTNDAVLFGGRTYYYIESEEGDDIKSLAEQLPSSSSEGYGKPFYDVFKEAEFDFYKIDKGMFAPAEVVINDLRTGEMFRGGAVNVELLMKSFGL, from the coding sequence ATGGTAAGTGTCAATCTCGAAGCAAAAAAAACAGTAGATCAGATGATTGAAAATGCAGAAGAACTCAATATAGTAGTTTCAAAACTTGAAAATGGTTCAACAGTTATTGACTGTGGTGTTAATGTTTCAGGAAGTTTTAAAGCTGGCGAACTCTACACAAAGGTATGTCTAGGAGGGCTTGCCGAGGTGGGAATATCCATACCAGGAGACCTGTCTGAAAATTTTGCGATACCTTCTGTTAAGATAAAAACAAATTTCCCTTCAATATCAACACTCGGAGCACAGAAGGCCGGATGGTCTGTAAGTGTAGGAGATTTCTTTGCACTTGGTTCTGGACCTGCAAGAGCATTGGCTTTAAAACCTGCCGAAACTTATAAAGAAATAGGATACAAGGATGATGCAAATATAGCCATATTAACATTAGAAGCTGATAAATTACCTGGAGCTGATGTTGCAGATTCAATTGCATTAGACTGTAATGTATCTGCAGAAAATGTATTTCTACTGGTAGCTCCAACATCATCACTGGTTGGTTCAATACAAATAGCTGGAAGAGTTGTTGAAAATGGAACCTATAAAATGTTGGAATTTTTAAAATTTGATGTAAATAAGGTCAAATATGCTGCAGGCATAGCACCAATTGCTCCTGTTGATCCCGATGGACTAAAAGCAATGGGTAAAACCAACGATGCAGTTTTGTTTGGTGGTAGAACATATTACTATATAGAATCTGAGGAAGGCGATGATATTAAATCCCTTGCAGAACAGTTACCGTCCTCATCATCCGAAGGTTATGGAAAACCATTTTATGATGTGTTTAAGGAAGCTGAATTTGACTTCTACAAAATAGATAAGGGAATGTTTGCACCTGCAGAAGTGGTTATCAATGATCTCCGAACTGGAGAAATGTTCCGTGGTGGAGCAGTAAATGTTGAACTTCTAATGAAATCATTCGGGTTATAA
- the ribC gene encoding riboflavin synthase translates to MKMGICDTTFARFDMAAAAVDQIKGQITNITFVRRTVPGVKDLPVASKKLIEEEGCELVMAFGMPGPEEMDKICAHEASTGIIQAQLMTNTHIIEVFVHEDEGENEKDLKVLAENRARQHADNVIKMVFKPEKFRREAGMGMREGREDKGPL, encoded by the coding sequence ATGAAAATGGGAATATGTGATACTACATTTGCAAGATTTGACATGGCTGCAGCTGCTGTAGATCAAATAAAAGGTCAAATTACCAACATCACCTTTGTAAGGCGCACTGTACCTGGTGTTAAGGATCTGCCTGTAGCTTCTAAGAAACTTATAGAAGAGGAAGGCTGTGAACTAGTAATGGCATTTGGAATGCCCGGTCCTGAAGAGATGGATAAAATATGTGCTCATGAAGCATCAACAGGTATAATACAAGCCCAATTAATGACCAATACCCATATAATAGAAGTTTTTGTTCATGAAGATGAAGGCGAGAATGAAAAAGACCTTAAAGTCCTGGCTGAAAACCGTGCTAGACAACACGCAGATAATGTTATTAAAATGGTCTTCAAACCCGAAAAATTCAGAAGAGAAGCTGGAATGGGAATGAGGGAAGGAAGAGAAGATAAGGGGCCTTTATAA
- a CDS encoding carboxymuconolactone decarboxylase family protein has translation MKEEVFFSKGMKHVKEDYPDLYEASINLNDVCYTGKVLDYKTQKLIAIGIAAAASDDRAVKKQILSGMKELDITKDEVVDVLRVVLLLAGKPAFTKGMNALYNVKE, from the coding sequence ATGAAAGAAGAAGTATTTTTTAGTAAAGGAATGAAACACGTCAAGGAAGACTATCCAGATCTTTACGAAGCATCTATTAATTTGAATGATGTTTGTTATACTGGAAAGGTATTGGATTACAAGACACAAAAACTCATAGCAATTGGAATAGCTGCAGCTGCATCAGATGACAGGGCTGTTAAAAAACAGATATTAAGTGGTATGAAGGAACTTGATATAACCAAAGATGAAGTAGTAGATGTTTTAAGAGTTGTACTTCTATTAGCAGGTAAACCAGCTTTTACAAAGGGAATGAATGCTTTATACAATGTAAAAGAATAA
- a CDS encoding 50S ribosomal protein L15e — translation MYKYIRDAWKNPDKSYVKELMRTRTPIWRRESVIVRVDRPTRIDRARSLGYKAKKGYIVVRTRVRRGGMRKSRFTAGRKPKRMGIKKITMKKSIQRIAEERVARKFPNLEVLNSYWLWEDGKFKFYEVILVDPNHPSIKNDSKINWICEKQHTNRVFRGLTSEGKKTRGLRSKGKGAEKVR, via the coding sequence ATGTATAAATATATAAGAGATGCATGGAAGAATCCAGATAAGTCTTATGTTAAGGAACTCATGCGCACAAGAACTCCTATTTGGAGAAGAGAAAGCGTTATAGTAAGAGTTGACAGGCCTACCCGAATTGATAGGGCTAGATCATTAGGTTATAAAGCCAAAAAAGGTTATATAGTTGTGAGAACTCGTGTCCGCCGAGGTGGAATGAGAAAATCAAGATTCACAGCAGGTAGGAAACCTAAAAGAATGGGTATTAAGAAAATAACCATGAAAAAATCCATTCAGAGAATCGCTGAAGAAAGAGTTGCCAGAAAATTCCCGAACCTCGAGGTATTAAACTCTTACTGGCTCTGGGAAGATGGAAAATTCAAATTCTATGAAGTAATTCTTGTTGATCCAAACCACCCTTCAATTAAGAACGACTCTAAAATCAACTGGATCTGCGAGAAACAGCACACCAATAGGGTGTTCAGAGGTCTCACAAGTGAAGGTAAAAAGACAAGAGGACTTCGCAGTAAAGGTAAAGGAGCCGAAAAGGTACGATAA
- a CDS encoding RNA-binding protein has product MIHNLSYRAFVYGTENKEKVLESIKTLFPNSLPQCEATEGYYKNPVLILSNKIDKKREIKDFVEKLSKMNDPTRKRILHQLENKMDDSGNLFLRFDKQRAYQGDLKVVEHGDSIHLKIKIAAYPAKKKVALEIARKLFE; this is encoded by the coding sequence ATGATCCATAACCTCTCATATAGAGCATTCGTTTATGGAACTGAAAATAAGGAAAAAGTGTTAGAATCTATTAAAACACTTTTTCCAAATTCACTCCCTCAATGTGAAGCAACTGAGGGATATTATAAAAATCCTGTTTTAATTTTAAGCAACAAAATCGATAAAAAAAGGGAAATAAAAGATTTTGTTGAAAAACTGTCCAAAATGAATGATCCTACTCGTAAAAGGATTTTACACCAGTTGGAAAATAAAATGGACGATTCTGGAAATTTATTTCTCAGGTTTGACAAACAGAGAGCATATCAAGGTGATCTGAAGGTTGTTGAACACGGAGATTCTATTCATTTAAAAATTAAAATAGCAGCATATCCAGCGAAAAAAAAGGTGGCATTGGAAATTGCAAGAAAGTTATTCGAATAG
- the rnp3 gene encoding ribonuclease P protein component 3, whose protein sequence is MQESYSNRNLSKDMFFDLHVHGNENIIKEAERLGFTGIGVTSYFEDYNSKFLKEFEDLELNSNILLKKSVEIACKNPEDLKKKVKKSRKKADILIVKGGDLKVNRAACEDKRIDILSQPYRSRRDMGINHVLARKAAENSVAIEINLKTFLKTNLRYRYRVISQFRHIVDLQRKFKFPLIITSSASSKYDLKTPIDIFALAKCFGMTFEESFKAISITPRDIIETNNLRDYFIVEGVRTLE, encoded by the coding sequence TTGCAAGAAAGTTATTCGAATAGAAACCTTTCCAAGGATATGTTTTTTGATCTTCACGTTCATGGAAATGAGAACATAATAAAAGAAGCCGAGAGATTAGGGTTCACTGGAATTGGGGTAACAAGTTATTTTGAAGATTATAATTCTAAATTTTTAAAGGAATTTGAAGATCTTGAGCTTAATTCAAACATCTTGCTAAAAAAGTCTGTTGAAATAGCTTGTAAAAATCCCGAAGACCTCAAAAAGAAAGTTAAAAAATCAAGAAAAAAGGCTGATATTTTAATTGTAAAAGGCGGTGATCTTAAGGTCAACAGAGCTGCTTGCGAGGATAAACGTATAGATATACTTTCACAACCCTATAGATCAAGGAGAGACATGGGTATTAACCATGTTTTGGCAAGAAAGGCCGCAGAAAATTCTGTTGCAATAGAAATAAATCTTAAAACATTTCTTAAAACTAATTTAAGATATAGATACCGTGTAATAAGTCAGTTCAGACATATCGTAGATCTTCAAAGAAAATTCAAGTTTCCATTAATTATAACAAGTAGTGCAAGCTCAAAATATGATTTAAAAACTCCAATAGACATATTTGCACTTGCAAAGTGTTTCGGAATGACCTTTGAAGAATCATTTAAAGCTATTTCAATAACTCCTCGTGATATTATTGAAACCAATAATTTAAGAGATTATTTCATAGTAGAAGGCGTTAGAACATTAGAATAA
- a CDS encoding Rpp14/Pop5 family protein: MIQKLKILPPTLRDKKRYIAFEVTSHGSLRRDDLISMILDASLYLYGACGAGKFDLWVVKLWQCKTDIDSTKGINEYRMKGILRCRREEIDSVMAIILTITNFRGKPVVFHTLGISGTIKSAIKNFIKL; this comes from the coding sequence ATGATTCAAAAGCTAAAAATACTCCCTCCAACTCTCCGGGATAAAAAAAGATATATTGCATTTGAAGTTACATCTCATGGATCACTTCGAAGAGATGATTTAATATCCATGATTTTAGATGCTTCATTATATCTATATGGTGCATGTGGGGCAGGAAAGTTTGACCTCTGGGTAGTAAAGTTATGGCAATGCAAAACAGATATAGATTCCACTAAAGGTATCAATGAATACAGAATGAAAGGAATATTACGCTGTAGAAGGGAAGAAATTGATTCTGTAATGGCCATAATTCTCACCATAACAAACTTTAGAGGGAAGCCAGTAGTTTTCCATACACTGGGAATTTCAGGAACCATTAAATCAGCAATAAAAAACTTTATTAAACTATAA
- the psmA gene encoding archaeal proteasome endopeptidase complex subunit alpha: protein MQPFQGAGYDRAITVFSPDGRLFQVEYAREAVKRGTTSLGVKSVGGIVLVVDKRPTSKLVEPKSIEKIFQIDDHIGAATSGLVADARALVEKARMESQINKITYNEPIRVEGLAKKICDMKQMYTQHGGVRPFGSALIIGGVNESGCKLFETDPSGALIEYKATAIGAGRQIAMDEFEKKYSEDLKLDEAIELALDAVYEATEGKTTVASAEIAVIDGKDRKFRKLSDEEITEHVEELLIRKSKEEEEE, encoded by the coding sequence ATGCAACCGTTTCAAGGAGCAGGATACGACAGGGCTATAACAGTATTTAGCCCAGATGGAAGGTTATTTCAGGTTGAATATGCAAGAGAAGCTGTAAAAAGAGGTACAACTTCTTTAGGTGTTAAATCCGTTGGGGGCATCGTTCTTGTGGTTGATAAAAGACCAACAAGTAAACTTGTAGAACCAAAATCAATAGAAAAGATATTCCAGATAGATGACCATATAGGGGCAGCGACTTCTGGACTGGTGGCAGATGCAAGAGCGCTTGTTGAAAAAGCTAGAATGGAATCACAAATCAATAAAATAACCTATAATGAGCCAATACGTGTAGAAGGTTTGGCTAAAAAGATATGTGATATGAAGCAGATGTACACTCAGCATGGTGGAGTAAGACCATTTGGATCTGCGCTTATAATTGGTGGAGTAAACGAATCCGGATGCAAACTATTTGAAACAGATCCTAGTGGTGCTTTAATTGAATATAAAGCAACTGCCATAGGTGCCGGAAGACAGATTGCAATGGATGAATTCGAGAAAAAATACAGTGAAGATCTAAAACTGGATGAAGCAATCGAATTAGCTTTAGATGCAGTTTATGAAGCAACAGAAGGAAAAACCACCGTTGCAAGTGCTGAAATTGCAGTTATAGATGGAAAAGATAGAAAATTCAGAAAATTATCCGACGAAGAAATAACAGAACATGTGGAAGAACTCCTCATAAGGAAATCTAAGGAGGAGGAAGAGGAATAA
- a CDS encoding ribosome assembly factor SBDS, which yields MVTLEDAVIARLEYFGEHFEILVDPDLASDFKRGQDINIEDILVVEEIFKDAKKGDKASEEAMMKAFDTIDHLEVAAAIIHKGQIQLTAQQRKEMQEEKRLKVISTITREAINPQTKLPHPARRIEIAMEEAKVRIDPFKSIDEQVNTTLKAIRTKIPIRFEKVKIAIRVPGDFTGKVYGAIPEFGKTTKEEWQQDGSWVAVVEIPGGMQENFYNKLNELTRGQVETKLL from the coding sequence ATGGTAACCCTTGAAGATGCAGTTATTGCGCGTTTGGAATATTTTGGGGAACATTTCGAAATCCTTGTTGATCCAGATCTTGCTTCAGATTTTAAAAGGGGCCAGGACATCAACATTGAGGATATCCTTGTAGTCGAAGAAATATTCAAGGATGCAAAGAAAGGTGATAAAGCATCTGAAGAAGCCATGATGAAGGCCTTCGACACAATTGATCATCTTGAAGTTGCAGCTGCTATTATCCACAAAGGCCAAATACAGCTGACAGCCCAGCAGCGGAAAGAAATGCAGGAAGAGAAGCGATTGAAGGTAATCTCAACCATAACGAGAGAGGCTATAAATCCCCAAACTAAACTTCCACACCCTGCAAGAAGAATTGAAATAGCCATGGAAGAAGCAAAAGTCCGTATTGACCCATTTAAAAGTATTGATGAACAAGTTAACACTACTTTAAAGGCCATTAGGACCAAAATTCCAATAAGATTTGAAAAAGTCAAAATAGCAATAAGGGTTCCTGGAGATTTCACAGGAAAAGTCTATGGAGCAATACCTGAATTTGGAAAGACAACCAAGGAAGAATGGCAACAAGATGGATCATGGGTTGCAGTTGTTGAGATACCTGGTGGTATGCAGGAAAATTTTTATAATAAACTCAATGAACTTACAAGAGGTCAAGTAGAGACAAAATTACTCTGA